In Corythoichthys intestinalis isolate RoL2023-P3 chromosome 4, ASM3026506v1, whole genome shotgun sequence, a genomic segment contains:
- the LOC130914967 gene encoding zinc finger BED domain-containing protein 4-like yields the protein MQVQMGLPVLKLLQEVETRWNSTYLMLQRIYTLREPVRAALAGLRTDLTPLSAEQYRIIADCLKVLEPFNYATIELSEEKKVSGSKVIPLLSMLYHSLEEEEIRQLQTPESTSMVEFLQRQLREKLNQLQSMSIMFLATLLDPRFKKVGFFSPSKAAEAEKRLTMECAAIMSRTASSTSSSLSSPSSSSSEPSQSVGGSKLWHHFDASVHQARTTNVTANATVEVQKYLGAPNIPRVESPLQYWESQKYTLPTLYKLAVSYLCTPASSVPCERVFSKAGEILCKKTRLSPKTLEKILFLNKNE from the exons ATGCAAGTTCAAATGGGCCTTCCGGTGCTTAAACTTCTTCAGGAGGTTGAAACGAGGTGGAACAGCACTTATCTCATGCTTCAGCGTATCTACACTTTGAGAGAGCCTGTCAGAGCAGCTTTGGCTGGTCTACGCACTGATCTGACACCATTGTCTGCTGAACAGTACAGAATTATTGCTGACTGTTTGAAAGTATTGGAGCCATTTAACTATGCCACAATTGAGCTGTCTGAGGAGAAGAAAGTTTCGGGGTCAAAGGTAATTCCACTGTTGTCCATGTTGTATCACTCCCTGGAGGAAGAAGAGATTCGACAGCTTCAAACTCCAGAGAGCACATCCATGGTTGAGTTTCTGCAAAGACAACTAAGAGAGAAGCTGAACCAACTCCAGTCTATGAGCATTATGTTTCTGGCTACTCTGCTTGACCCAAGGTTTAAAAAAGTAGGCTTCTTCAGTCCCAGTAAAGCAGCAGAGGCAGAAAAAAGGCTCACGATGGAATGCGCAGCTATCATGAGCCGCACAGCCTCATCTACTtcatcatcattatcatcaCCGTCGTCGTCATCATCAGAACCTTCCCAGTCTGTTGGAG GAAGCAAACTGTGGCATCATTTTGATGCCTCAGTCCATCAAGCAAGAACCACAAATGTCACGGCAAATGCAACAGTTGAGGTGCAAAAGTATCTGGGAGCACCAAACATACCCCGAGTTGAAAGTCCCCTTCAGTACTGGGAATCACAGAAATATACACTTCCAACTTTATACAAACTTGCTGTATCCTATCTATGCACCCCTGCTTCATCAGTGCCATGTGAAAGAGTTTTTTCAAAAGCAGGTGAAATTCTCTGCAAAAAAACCCGCCTGAGTCCAAAAACTttggaaaaaatattgtttctaaataaaaatgagtaa
- the rbm12ba gene encoding RNA binding motif protein 12Ba — protein sequence MASIVKLKGLHLKADAKDIRDFFPCLHIPTGGICIVGGPQHEAFIAFETQGEARRAVCYSGRSLKGSKVILRRSSVSEMEHKLKYLMKNNKKNSYKDFAPLEKEKTLVAPIVESQTSSVEQCDARAHSPTISPLTVPSDNLRTFNKPHCSKMQSKMVPNGGLQVNEKPCDPRKPPIQHGSLQICKNPCDPRTITLTSGCPQRFDEPPESRILSDQREPPKMYKPLVSSTCLPLSDLPLPYTTHSAPMESIQNSEEPQTQDSLQNAFFLGVCAVLESLQCKVQSEQQEVLPELDRQEDSSILTPETRTSKPGYVRMFGPPASTTKDDIILFFKGLKVLEVVVNMKLEHHHVCLVKFADAQDAVDALQFNNQYMGPICVEVRKATEKMWNLAMEECKNVCERNSLVERANYKHKLVSEVNYKPHKKPRLNSPSKEHNTFSSRQEYIVKVSNLPLQTTKTELRYLFQCHGLPNHKIQHLLDKNRCRTDTAFLIFNQKSDYNRAISNDERLVGSGQIKVSAISRYEMMDMMREENLDSEAKTCLLVQNMPRHMRESLILKLSEFDVTSDEVTILDDDGKASCTVMVQFRSLRLIAMAFKLSKDLLGEKAIIKHLTAHQMNAFVKEGQS from the coding sequence ATGGCCAGCATTGTCAAGCTGAAGGGACTCCACTTGAAGGCGGACGCTAAGGATATTCGAGACTTTTTCCCCTGTTTGCACATACCGACAGGCGGCATTTGCATCGTGGGAGGACCGCAGCACGAGGCCTTTATTGCCTTCGAGACTCAAGGGGAGGCCAGACGAGCTGTTTGTTACAGCGGACGTTCCCTTAAAGGCTCCAAGGTGATTTTACGCCGGAGTAGTGTTTCAGAAATGGAACATAAACTTAAATACTTAATGAAGAATAACAAGAAGAATTCTTATAAGGATTTTGCACCGCTTGAAAAAGAAAAGACCCTGGTGGCTCCCATTGTTGAGTCACAGACTTCCTCTGTTGAACAATGTGATGCAAGGGCACATTCTCCTACAATTTCGCCACTCACTGTCcctagtgacaatctacgtactTTCAACAAGCCACATTGTTCCAAAATGCAATCAAAAATGGTTCCTAATGGGGGTCTACAGGTAAATGAAAAGCCATGTGATCCCAGAAAACCCCCCATTCAACATGGGAGCCTACAAATATGTAAAAACCCGTGTGATCCTAGAACAATTACACTTACCAGTGGATGTCCACAGAGATTTGACGAGCCACCCGAGTCCAGGATTTTGTCTGATCAGAGAGagcctcccaaaatgtataaACCACTTGTTTCCAGTACATGTTTACCGCTGAGTGACCTGCCACTTCCATATACCACTCATTCTGCTCCTATGGAAAGCATACAGAATTCAGAGGAGCCACAGACTCAAGATTCTTTACAGAATGCATTTTTTCTAGGCGTTTGTGCTGTGCTAGAAAGTCTCCAATGTAAAGTGCAAAGTGAGCAGCAGGAGGTTTTGCCAGAACTGGACCGGCAAGAGGACTCTAGTATACTTACACCAGAGACAAGGACATCAAAACCAGGTTACGTAAGGATGTTTGGACCACCAGCCTCAACTACGAAGGATGACATTATTTTGTTCTTCAAAGGGCTTAAAGTACTTGAAGTTGTAGTCAACATGAAGTTGGAACACCATCACGTGTGCCTCGTCAAGTTTGCAGATGCGCAGGATGCCGTTGATGCGCTGCAGTTCAACAACCAGTACATGGGGCCCATTTGTGTGGAAGTACGCAAAGCAACAGAGAAGATGTGGAATCTAGCAATGGAGgaatgtaaaaatgtgtgtgAGAGAAACTCTCTCGTGGAAAGGGCAAATTACAAACATAAACTTGTGTCTGAGGTAAATTATAAACCCCACAAAAAGCCCAGACTTAACAGTCCAAGCAAAGAACACAATACTTTCAGTTCAAGGCAAGAGTACATTGTAAAGGTCAGCAATCTCCCCCTTCAGACGACAAAGACTGAGTTAAGGTACCTGTTTCAATGCCATGGATTACCAAACCATAAAATACAACACCTACTTGACAAGAACCGCTGCAGAACAGACACAGCTTTTCTCATTTTCAATCAGAAATCAGACTACAATCGTGCAATAAGCAATGATGAGCGGCTCGTTGGCTCAGGCCAAATTAAAGTGTCAGCAATAAGCAGATATGAGATGATGGATATGATGAGAGAGGAAAACCTTGATTCAGAAGCAAAAACATGCCTATTGGTCCAAAACATGCCCCGACATATGAGGGAAAGCTTGATACTTAAGCTCTCTGAATTTGACGTCACATCAGACGAAGTAACTATTCTAGATGATGACGGCAAAGCTTCTTGCACAGTCATGGTGCAGTTTCGATCGTTGAGGCTTATTGCCATGGCCTTCAAGCTCAGCAAAGACTTGCTTGGTGAAAAAGCAATTATAAAACATCTTACTGCTCATCAAATGAATGCCTTTGTTAAGGAGGGCCAGAGCTAA